One Kitasatospora sp. NBC_01287 DNA window includes the following coding sequences:
- a CDS encoding type IIA DNA topoisomerase subunit B has product MSAETTVPPALRAAEDGSNYTARHLLVLEGLEAVRKRPGMYIGSTDSRGLMHCLWEIIDNAVDEALGGFCDRIDVVLHDDGSVEVRDNGRGIPVDVEPKTGLSGVEVVMTKLHAGGKFGGGSYAASGGLHGVGASVVNALSARLDVEVDRNGHTHAISFRRGTPGMFTELSPDAPFDPANGLAKTRKVPKARTGTRIRYWADRQIFLKEAKLSLEHLHSRARQTAFLVPGLTIIVRDERLTESEKVQEDTFRFDGGIGEFCEFLAPDKPICDVLRLRGEGTFKETVPVLDELGHMTPTEVTRELGVDIALRWGAGYDTTLRSFVNIIATPKGGTHVTGFERSLAKTVNEALRATKLLRVAEDDVTKDDATEGLTAVVTVRLAEPQFEGQTKEVLGTSAANRIVAAVLARELKAFLGSSKKDEKVQARAVLEKVAAAARTRVAARQHKEAQRRKTALETSSLPAKLADCRSDDVERSELFIVEGDSALGTAKLARNSEFQALLPIRGKILNVQKASVSDMLKNAECAAIIQVIGAGSGRTFDIDQARYGRVIFMADADVDGSHIRILLLTLFQRYMRPMVEQGRVFAAVPPLHRIELTNPKRGQEKYHYTYSDAELRRTLLEFQGKGLRWKEPVQRYKGLGEMDADQLAETTMDPRFRTLRRINLGDLPAAEHVFDLLMGNDVAPRKEFIVDSAATMDRSRIDA; this is encoded by the coding sequence GTGAGTGCCGAAACGACCGTGCCACCCGCCCTGCGTGCCGCGGAGGACGGATCCAACTACACCGCTCGGCATCTGCTCGTCCTTGAGGGGCTCGAAGCGGTCCGCAAGCGGCCCGGTATGTACATCGGCTCCACCGACAGCCGCGGCCTGATGCACTGCCTCTGGGAGATCATCGACAACGCGGTGGACGAGGCGCTGGGCGGCTTCTGCGACCGGATCGACGTCGTCCTGCACGACGACGGCTCGGTCGAGGTCCGGGACAACGGCCGCGGCATCCCGGTGGACGTGGAGCCGAAGACCGGCCTGTCCGGCGTCGAGGTCGTGATGACCAAGCTGCACGCCGGCGGAAAGTTCGGCGGCGGCTCCTACGCCGCCTCCGGCGGTCTGCACGGCGTCGGCGCCTCGGTGGTCAACGCGCTCTCGGCCCGGCTGGACGTCGAGGTGGACCGCAACGGCCACACCCACGCGATCAGCTTCCGCCGCGGCACCCCCGGCATGTTCACCGAGCTGAGCCCGGACGCCCCGTTCGACCCGGCGAACGGCCTGGCGAAGACCCGCAAGGTGCCCAAGGCCCGCACCGGCACCAGGATCCGCTACTGGGCCGACCGGCAGATCTTCCTCAAGGAGGCCAAGCTCTCCCTGGAGCACCTGCACAGCCGGGCCCGGCAGACCGCCTTCCTGGTCCCCGGCCTGACCATCATCGTGCGGGACGAGCGCCTGACGGAGAGTGAGAAGGTCCAGGAGGACACCTTCCGCTTCGACGGCGGGATCGGCGAGTTCTGCGAGTTCCTGGCACCCGACAAGCCGATCTGCGACGTGCTGCGGCTGCGCGGTGAGGGCACCTTCAAGGAGACCGTCCCGGTCCTGGACGAGCTCGGCCACATGACCCCCACCGAGGTCACCCGCGAGCTGGGCGTGGACATCGCGCTGCGCTGGGGCGCCGGTTACGACACGACGCTGCGCTCCTTCGTCAACATCATCGCCACCCCCAAGGGCGGCACCCACGTCACCGGGTTCGAGCGCTCGCTCGCCAAGACGGTCAACGAGGCGCTGCGCGCGACCAAGCTGCTGCGGGTGGCCGAGGACGACGTCACCAAGGACGACGCGACCGAGGGCCTGACCGCGGTGGTCACCGTCCGGCTGGCCGAGCCGCAGTTCGAGGGGCAGACCAAGGAGGTGCTGGGCACCTCGGCGGCCAACCGGATCGTGGCCGCGGTGCTGGCCCGCGAGCTCAAGGCCTTCCTCGGCTCGTCCAAGAAGGACGAGAAGGTCCAGGCCAGGGCGGTGCTGGAGAAGGTGGCCGCCGCCGCCCGCACCCGGGTCGCGGCCCGCCAGCACAAGGAGGCGCAGCGTCGCAAGACCGCGCTGGAGACCTCCTCGCTGCCCGCCAAGCTGGCCGACTGCCGCAGTGACGACGTGGAGCGCAGCGAGCTCTTCATCGTCGAGGGCGACTCCGCGCTCGGCACCGCCAAGCTGGCCCGCAACTCCGAGTTCCAGGCGCTGCTGCCGATCCGCGGCAAGATCCTGAACGTCCAGAAGGCCTCCGTCTCGGACATGCTCAAGAACGCCGAGTGCGCGGCGATCATCCAGGTGATAGGAGCGGGCTCGGGGCGGACCTTCGACATCGACCAGGCCCGCTACGGCCGGGTGATCTTCATGGCCGACGCCGATGTCGACGGGTCGCACATCCGCATCCTGCTGCTGACCCTCTTCCAGCGGTACATGCGTCCGATGGTCGAGCAGGGCCGGGTCTTCGCGGCGGTCCCGCCGCTGCACCGGATCGAACTCACCAACCCCAAGCGCGGCCAGGAGAAGTACCACTACACCTACTCGGACGCCGAACTGCGCCGGACCCTGCTGGAGTTCCAGGGCAAGGGCCTGCGCTGGAAGGAGCCCGTGCAGCGCTACAAGGGCCTGGGCGAGATGGACGCCGACCAGCTGGCGGAGACCACCATGGACCCGCGCTTCCGCACGCTGCGCCGGATCAACCTCGGTGACCTGCCCGCCGCCGAGCACGTCTTCGACCTGCTGATGGGCAATGACGTGGCGCCGCGCAAGGAGTTCATCGTGGACTCGGCCGCGACCATGGACCGCTCGCGCATCGACGCCTGA
- a CDS encoding serine protease has protein sequence MSLSSHPPGTDNRPAPSVSDGARPSHGARRRAAGLALLAVLPAAMLSFGASPAQADRRIVGGWADTAVQRPWMVAVASRAQFGDARSGQFCGGTLVTPTKVVTAAHCFYDEREGRPTKRPGLAVIVGRTDLTGQDGVEVPVTNVWIHPQYSYLQNMQDVAVLTLAAPQDPRGVLPMVGQDETAPYAAGTRAQVYGWGDTSGRATYANTLHGVDVPIVADAVCARDYPGGSDGAFDARGMVCAGESEGGKDACQGDSGGPLVVNGRLVGVVSWGAGCAEAGHPGVYTRLAAVADTVSAQF, from the coding sequence ATGTCCCTCTCGTCCCATCCGCCCGGCACCGACAACCGCCCGGCGCCGAGCGTCTCGGATGGCGCCCGCCCCTCGCACGGCGCGCGCCGGCGAGCCGCCGGACTGGCGCTGCTCGCCGTACTGCCGGCCGCGATGCTCTCGTTCGGCGCCTCGCCCGCACAGGCCGACCGCCGGATCGTGGGCGGCTGGGCGGACACCGCGGTGCAGCGGCCCTGGATGGTCGCGGTCGCCAGTCGCGCCCAGTTCGGGGACGCCCGCTCCGGTCAGTTCTGCGGCGGGACCCTGGTCACGCCGACCAAGGTGGTCACCGCCGCGCACTGCTTCTACGACGAGCGGGAGGGGCGGCCGACCAAGCGGCCCGGCCTCGCGGTGATCGTCGGGCGGACCGATCTGACCGGCCAGGACGGTGTGGAGGTCCCGGTCACCAACGTCTGGATCCACCCGCAGTACTCGTATCTGCAGAACATGCAGGATGTGGCGGTGCTCACACTGGCTGCCCCGCAGGATCCCCGCGGGGTGCTGCCGATGGTCGGGCAGGACGAGACGGCGCCGTACGCCGCCGGCACCCGGGCGCAGGTCTACGGGTGGGGTGACACCAGCGGGCGCGCGACGTATGCGAACACGCTGCACGGGGTGGATGTGCCGATCGTGGCCGACGCGGTGTGCGCGCGCGACTACCCGGGCGGCTCCGATGGCGCCTTCGATGCCCGCGGCATGGTCTGCGCCGGAGAGTCGGAAGGCGGCAAGGACGCCTGCCAGGGCGACAGCGGTGGTCCGCTGGTGGTGAACGGCAGACTGGTCGGTGTGGTGTCCTGGGGCGCCGGCTGCGCGGAGGCTGGGCACCCGGGCGTCTACACCCGGCTGGCCGCGGTGGCGGACACGGTCAGTGCCCAGTTCTGA
- a CDS encoding RNA polymerase sigma factor, whose protein sequence is MFVSASTSRSLPPEIAESAALLALIERGKAQGQIAGDDVRQAFEADQIPVTKWKNVMRSLNQVLIEEGVDLMVSAAEPSAAKRKSVAAKSATKRTATKAVTTRTPVAQTKPPVRIAPSPVVSSAAVAAAVSVTSVTVGASLDESVTLDSTGAVVKKVAAPAAAKKTVAKKAAAPAKKTAAKKTAAKGEKGGEELLGEEEVLEDAAAPGAKTETEGEPEEESEGFVLSDDDEDDAPAQQVAVAGATADPVKDYLKQIGKVPLLNAEQEVELAKRIEAGLFAEDKLSQADKLAPKLKRELEIIAEDGRRAKNHLLEANLRLVVSLAKRYTGRGMLFLDLIQEGNLGLIRAVEKFDYTKGYKFSTYATWWIRQAITRAMADQARTIRIPVHMVEVINKLARVQRQMLQDLGREPTPEELAKELDMTPEKVIEVQKYGREPISLHTPLGEDGDSEFGDLIEDSEAVVPADAVSFTLLQEQLHSVLDTLSEREAGVVSMRFGLTDGQPKTLDEIGKVYGVTRERIRQIESKTMSKLRHPSRSQVLRDYLD, encoded by the coding sequence TTGTTCGTGTCGGCCAGCACATCCCGTTCGCTCCCCCCCGAGATCGCAGAGTCCGCGGCCCTGCTGGCGCTCATCGAGCGGGGCAAGGCCCAGGGGCAGATCGCCGGTGACGACGTGCGTCAGGCCTTCGAGGCGGACCAGATCCCGGTCACCAAGTGGAAGAACGTCATGCGCAGCCTCAACCAGGTGCTGATTGAGGAAGGGGTGGACCTGATGGTGAGCGCGGCCGAGCCGTCCGCCGCCAAGCGCAAGAGCGTCGCTGCCAAGAGCGCCACCAAGCGCACCGCGACCAAGGCGGTCACCACTCGTACGCCGGTCGCGCAGACCAAGCCGCCGGTGCGGATCGCGCCGTCCCCGGTGGTGTCGTCCGCTGCCGTGGCTGCCGCGGTCTCGGTCACCTCGGTGACGGTCGGGGCCTCGCTGGACGAGTCGGTGACGCTCGACTCGACGGGTGCCGTGGTGAAGAAGGTCGCCGCCCCCGCCGCTGCCAAGAAGACGGTGGCCAAGAAGGCCGCCGCCCCCGCCAAGAAGACCGCTGCCAAGAAGACCGCCGCCAAGGGCGAGAAGGGCGGCGAGGAGCTGCTCGGCGAGGAGGAGGTCCTCGAGGACGCGGCCGCGCCCGGCGCCAAGACCGAGACCGAGGGTGAGCCGGAGGAGGAGTCGGAGGGCTTCGTCCTCTCCGACGACGACGAGGACGACGCGCCGGCCCAGCAGGTCGCCGTCGCCGGTGCCACCGCCGACCCGGTCAAGGACTACCTCAAGCAGATCGGCAAGGTCCCGCTGCTCAACGCGGAGCAGGAGGTCGAGCTCGCCAAGCGGATCGAGGCCGGCCTGTTCGCCGAGGACAAGCTGAGCCAGGCCGACAAGCTGGCTCCCAAGCTCAAGCGCGAGCTGGAGATCATCGCCGAGGACGGCCGCCGGGCCAAGAACCACCTGCTGGAGGCCAACCTCCGTCTGGTGGTCTCGCTGGCGAAGCGCTACACCGGTCGCGGCATGCTCTTCCTGGACCTGATCCAGGAGGGCAACCTCGGTCTGATCCGCGCGGTCGAGAAGTTCGACTACACCAAGGGCTACAAGTTCTCGACCTACGCGACCTGGTGGATCCGTCAGGCGATCACCCGCGCGATGGCCGACCAGGCCCGCACCATCCGCATCCCGGTGCACATGGTCGAGGTCATCAACAAGCTGGCCCGTGTCCAGCGCCAGATGCTCCAGGACCTGGGCCGCGAGCCCACCCCGGAGGAGCTGGCCAAGGAACTCGACATGACCCCTGAGAAGGTCATCGAGGTCCAGAAGTACGGTCGCGAGCCCATCTCGCTGCACACCCCGCTGGGCGAGGACGGCGACAGCGAGTTCGGTGACCTGATCGAGGACTCCGAGGCGGTCGTTCCGGCGGACGCGGTCTCCTTCACCCTGCTCCAGGAGCAGCTGCACTCGGTGCTCGACACCCTGAGCGAGCGCGAGGCGGGTGTGGTCTCGATGCGCTTCGGTCTGACGGACGGGCAGCCGAAGACGCTGGACGAGATCGGCAAGGTCTACGGGGTCACCCGTGAGCGCATCCGCCAGATCGAGTCGAAGACCATGTCCAAGCTGCGCCACCCGTCGCGCTCCCAGGTGCTGCGCGACTACCTGGACTGA
- a CDS encoding FadR/GntR family transcriptional regulator encodes MLFTRILKSGPPIADKGRVSTLAHPAMTVARTAEAPAPGAVELDRFSYADRPTPPVPRWDGVESDLARVGRKTTSSRGRGLHGQLVQQLGQMIVSGDLGADRPLVPEEIGQRFEVSRTVVRESLRVLEAKGLVSARPNVGTRVRPVSDWNLLDPDIIEWRAFGPQRDEQRRELFEMRWAIDPLAARLAAGHGREDIQQRLAEMTEIMSHAAAQGDLITFSRADAELHALVLQMAGNRMLEHLSGIVGSALQVSGGPATACERPSESSVSVHARLVEAIGTGDGTAAEAAMRALLTVHPDVEHAVPGPREH; translated from the coding sequence GTGCTTTTCACGAGAATCCTCAAGTCGGGCCCGCCGATCGCCGACAAAGGACGTGTGAGTACCCTTGCGCACCCCGCCATGACCGTCGCCCGCACCGCTGAGGCCCCTGCGCCCGGCGCTGTCGAGCTCGACCGTTTCTCCTACGCCGATCGGCCGACCCCGCCCGTCCCCCGATGGGACGGGGTCGAGAGCGATCTCGCCCGAGTCGGCCGCAAGACCACCAGCAGCCGCGGCCGCGGGTTGCACGGGCAGCTGGTCCAGCAGCTCGGCCAGATGATCGTCTCCGGTGACCTCGGGGCCGACCGCCCACTGGTCCCCGAGGAGATCGGTCAGCGCTTCGAGGTCTCGCGCACGGTGGTGCGCGAGTCGCTGCGCGTGCTGGAGGCCAAGGGCCTGGTCAGCGCCCGTCCGAATGTCGGCACCCGGGTCCGCCCGGTCAGTGACTGGAACCTCCTCGACCCTGACATCATCGAGTGGCGCGCCTTCGGCCCGCAGCGCGACGAGCAGCGGCGTGAGCTCTTCGAGATGCGCTGGGCGATCGATCCGCTGGCCGCGCGCCTGGCCGCCGGGCACGGCCGCGAGGACATCCAGCAGCGGTTGGCCGAGATGACCGAGATCATGAGCCACGCGGCGGCCCAGGGCGATCTGATCACCTTCTCGCGCGCCGACGCCGAGCTGCACGCCCTGGTCCTGCAGATGGCGGGCAACCGCATGCTGGAGCACCTGTCCGGCATCGTGGGGTCAGCGCTGCAGGTCAGCGGTGGTCCGGCGACGGCCTGCGAGCGGCCGTCCGAGTCGTCGGTCAGCGTGCACGCCCGCCTGGTCGAAGCGATCGGCACCGGGGACGGCACGGCCGCCGAGGCGGCCATGCGCGCCTTGCTCACCGTTCACCCGGACGTCGAGCACGCGGTGCCCGGGCCTCGCGAGCACTGA
- a CDS encoding ATP-binding cassette domain-containing protein, with product MIQVNGLTKVYRRGRRPALLDLGFDVGPGTVTALLGPQDAGKTTALRLMVELERGKGVTLFDGRAYRRLRRPERSVGVLLPTAHQRPGSPGRTARGHLWMLAAQLGVPARRADELLEQTRLASVAEHRLRAFSPGMNRRLALAAALLGDPAALLLDAPTEGLSPRNAEWLHAFVRAFPAGGGSVVVTTRSPQEAALLADRVVTLDDGRLVADQPVAEFRRTRLHPEVAVRGPQMARLADLLLAQGAQVREDGSARLAVSGYGRMEIGELAYRNGILLHELADRVVEQPAPRAALPAAARPGGASAVQVRRVGALAAGVRTKTLPSGRSGRSAGASAVGSGAGSGSSAGSSASAAFGAAIAPAAAAPTSASAPTSAPTATATSSSTAQRTSVAPATSTGRPARQLPEPADLAGLTVTMELATLPEPATAPEAASVPQPAPATQPAPATQPAPATQPAPATQPAPTVPPAPAAPAAPAASAVPPLPAAPAFPSVPASAPTPQPLTGPDHWNG from the coding sequence ATGATCCAAGTCAATGGACTCACCAAGGTCTACCGCCGTGGCCGCCGCCCGGCGCTGCTCGATCTCGGCTTCGACGTCGGCCCCGGGACGGTCACGGCCCTGCTGGGGCCGCAGGACGCGGGCAAGACCACCGCACTGCGCCTCATGGTGGAGCTGGAGCGGGGCAAGGGCGTGACGCTCTTCGACGGGCGCGCCTACCGGCGTCTGCGCCGTCCTGAGCGGTCGGTCGGTGTGCTCCTCCCGACGGCGCATCAGCGGCCGGGCAGCCCCGGACGGACCGCGCGCGGTCACCTCTGGATGCTGGCCGCCCAACTCGGTGTCCCGGCCCGGCGCGCGGACGAGCTGCTGGAGCAGACCCGGCTGGCCAGCGTCGCCGAGCACCGCTTGCGGGCGTTCTCCCCGGGGATGAACCGCCGCCTCGCGCTCGCGGCAGCGCTGCTGGGCGACCCCGCCGCGCTGCTGCTGGATGCCCCGACCGAGGGGTTGTCGCCGCGCAACGCCGAGTGGCTGCACGCCTTCGTACGGGCCTTCCCGGCCGGCGGCGGATCGGTGGTGGTGACCACCCGCAGCCCGCAGGAGGCGGCGCTGCTGGCCGACCGGGTGGTCACCCTCGACGACGGGCGGCTGGTCGCCGATCAGCCGGTCGCCGAGTTCCGCCGCACCAGGCTGCATCCGGAGGTCGCCGTCCGCGGCCCCCAGATGGCGCGGCTGGCCGACCTGCTGCTGGCACAGGGGGCCCAGGTGCGCGAGGACGGCAGCGCCCGCCTCGCGGTGAGCGGCTACGGGCGCATGGAGATCGGTGAGCTCGCCTACCGCAATGGCATCCTGCTGCACGAGTTGGCCGATCGGGTGGTCGAGCAGCCGGCGCCGCGCGCCGCGCTGCCGGCCGCTGCCCGCCCGGGCGGCGCATCCGCGGTGCAGGTGCGGCGGGTCGGCGCGCTCGCCGCCGGCGTGCGAACCAAGACCCTGCCGTCCGGCCGTTCGGGGCGCTCCGCAGGCGCCTCCGCAGTGGGCTCGGGCGCGGGGTCGGGTTCCTCCGCAGGCTCCAGCGCCTCGGCTGCCTTCGGCGCCGCCATCGCTCCCGCCGCTGCCGCCCCCACCTCGGCCTCCGCCCCCACTTCCGCTCCCACCGCCACCGCCACGTCCAGCTCCACCGCCCAGCGCACCTCGGTGGCGCCTGCCACCTCCACCGGCCGCCCGGCCCGTCAGCTGCCTGAGCCCGCCGATCTGGCCGGGCTCACAGTCACGATGGAGCTCGCGACCCTGCCCGAGCCCGCCACCGCTCCGGAAGCCGCCTCCGTGCCCCAGCCCGCGCCTGCCACCCAGCCCGCGCCTGCCACCCAGCCCGCGCCGGCCACCCAGCCCGCGCCGGCCACCCAGCCCGCGCCCACCGTGCCGCCGGCTCCCGCCGCCCCAGCTGCTCCCGCCGCCTCAGCCGTGCCGCCATTGCCTGCCGCGCCCGCCTTCCCGTCCGTCCCCGCCTCGGCACCCACCCCGCAGCCCTTGACCGGGCCCGATCACTGGAACGGATGA
- a CDS encoding NUDIX domain-containing protein yields the protein MSRYDPSAFPPFAVTVDLVVLTVREHELCALLVRRGEPPFQGYWALPGGFVRPDEGLGEAASRELAEETGLRAHSSAGQAAAGAHLEQLATYGHPQRDPRMRVVSVAHLALAPDLPTPKPGGDARGARWAPVSELLGPGLADRDPLAFDHELILAEGVERARSKIEYSALATAFCAEEFTVGELRRVYEAVWGVALDPRNFHRKVTGTPGFLVPSGGTTTRQGGRPAQLFTAGGATVLNPPMLRPES from the coding sequence ATGTCGCGCTATGACCCGTCGGCCTTTCCCCCGTTCGCAGTCACGGTCGACCTGGTGGTGCTGACGGTCCGGGAGCACGAGCTCTGCGCGCTGCTGGTGCGCCGGGGCGAGCCGCCCTTCCAGGGCTACTGGGCACTTCCTGGCGGCTTCGTGCGCCCGGACGAGGGCCTCGGTGAGGCGGCCTCACGCGAGCTGGCCGAGGAGACCGGCCTGCGCGCCCACTCCAGCGCGGGCCAGGCGGCAGCCGGCGCACACCTGGAGCAGCTGGCCACCTACGGTCATCCGCAGCGTGATCCGCGGATGCGCGTGGTCAGCGTGGCCCACCTGGCGCTCGCACCCGACCTGCCCACCCCCAAGCCGGGCGGTGACGCGCGGGGCGCCCGCTGGGCACCTGTCAGCGAATTGCTCGGGCCTGGCCTGGCGGACCGTGATCCACTCGCCTTCGACCATGAGTTGATCCTCGCCGAAGGCGTGGAGCGCGCCCGTTCCAAGATCGAGTACTCCGCGCTGGCCACGGCGTTCTGCGCGGAGGAGTTCACCGTGGGCGAGTTGCGGCGCGTCTACGAGGCGGTCTGGGGGGTGGCGCTGGACCCGCGCAACTTCCACCGCAAGGTCACCGGTACGCCAGGCTTCCTGGTGCCCTCCGGCGGCACGACGACCCGTCAGGGTGGCCGCCCTGCACAGCTGTTCACCGCAGGCGGCGCCACCGTGCTCAATCCCCCGATGCTGCGCCCGGAGTCCTGA
- a CDS encoding glycogen debranching N-terminal domain-containing protein — MTAPRSAQTALPAETVGGSRTVPGRPEPSGGGPGRPAAQARRLPVSTHADVLCVSAPAMAASGSDGQLRGYGLHGFFRSGVRALSRMELRVGGAEPLALQGDLSSASQVRFLGAVRLPGELDPDPALTVERLRHADGSETITLRNAGGRPARLPLEIALGTDLGSLAEIAAGARPPDVPGQVQSAGLRWIGRGHSATVSAKPSPHAVLAGAGVLRWDLEVQPGARWSVELRVEVETTATTTTVRPAIGRGAGVPAPWTDVAIRCDDSRAELLMTRSLDALGALLLADPDRPTDLYTASGAPWRFGLAPADALWAARFTLPLGTRLAAGTLRALARRQQALTPRAGGGAVAGSGGGAAVGAAKSEGIIPGPLRHGGPELPPSCTATEATLLFVTVLAEAWRWGMPRQEVAELLPAAERALAALRAADEHGLVDGFVTDFGRLSEDRAAQPATARCEVQAQAHRAALHGAELLEAFGRPGAAAWREWAEGLRARFRERFWVDDLSGGRPAAALSAGGRPLPAVAASFVHLLDLGLAADGGALPGLLDREQTRLLAHRLVAPELDCGWGLRTLSAKSARFNPLGHRSGAVRVQETAMAAAGLAEAGFEREAGVMLEGLLAASTHFAGRLPEMYAGEQRLPDCPPAPHPAACRPAAGSAAGAVHAILALAGVRPDAPAKRVVVRPASTAPLGELELSGLRVAGEPFAVRVSRIGVAVVEEASADLQLGAS; from the coding sequence GTGACGGCCCCCAGGTCAGCACAGACCGCGCTGCCGGCCGAGACGGTCGGTGGCTCCCGGACCGTTCCCGGGCGGCCCGAGCCGTCCGGCGGCGGTCCTGGCCGTCCGGCGGCGCAGGCCCGTCGGCTGCCCGTGTCCACCCATGCGGATGTGCTCTGCGTGAGTGCCCCGGCGATGGCCGCCTCCGGCTCTGACGGGCAGCTGCGCGGGTACGGACTGCACGGCTTCTTCCGCTCAGGCGTCCGCGCGTTGAGCCGGATGGAGCTGAGGGTCGGCGGGGCGGAGCCGCTCGCGCTCCAGGGCGACCTCTCCTCGGCGTCCCAGGTCCGGTTCCTCGGCGCGGTCCGACTGCCCGGTGAGTTGGACCCTGATCCGGCGCTGACCGTGGAGCGCCTGCGCCATGCCGACGGCTCGGAGACGATCACCTTGCGCAACGCCGGCGGTCGGCCTGCCCGGCTGCCGCTGGAGATCGCGCTCGGCACCGACCTCGGCAGCCTCGCGGAGATCGCTGCCGGGGCCCGCCCACCGGACGTTCCTGGCCAGGTCCAGTCCGCAGGCCTGCGCTGGATCGGGCGTGGCCACAGCGCGACGGTCAGCGCCAAGCCCTCGCCGCACGCGGTCCTGGCCGGCGCGGGGGTGCTCCGCTGGGACCTTGAGGTGCAGCCAGGCGCCCGCTGGTCGGTGGAGCTCCGGGTGGAGGTGGAGACCACTGCCACCACGACCACCGTCCGTCCGGCGATCGGCCGCGGTGCCGGCGTGCCGGCACCCTGGACGGACGTGGCGATCCGCTGCGACGACTCCCGGGCCGAGTTGCTGATGACCCGCTCGCTGGACGCCCTCGGCGCACTCCTGCTCGCCGACCCCGACCGGCCGACCGACCTCTACACGGCGTCAGGAGCGCCGTGGCGATTCGGGTTGGCCCCGGCTGACGCCCTCTGGGCCGCCCGGTTCACGCTGCCACTGGGTACCAGGCTGGCCGCGGGCACGCTGCGAGCGCTGGCGCGCCGTCAGCAGGCACTGACGCCCCGAGCGGGTGGGGGCGCCGTTGCCGGCAGTGGTGGGGGTGCCGCCGTCGGAGCCGCCAAGTCCGAGGGGATCATCCCAGGACCGCTGCGCCACGGCGGTCCTGAGCTTCCGCCCTCCTGCACCGCCACTGAGGCGACCCTGCTCTTTGTCACCGTGCTGGCCGAGGCCTGGCGCTGGGGCATGCCCCGGCAGGAGGTCGCGGAACTCCTGCCCGCCGCTGAGCGGGCCCTGGCCGCACTGCGCGCGGCCGACGAACACGGTTTGGTCGACGGCTTCGTCACCGACTTCGGCCGCCTGTCCGAGGACCGTGCGGCGCAGCCGGCAACAGCGCGCTGTGAGGTCCAGGCACAGGCGCATCGGGCCGCCCTGCACGGAGCCGAGCTGCTGGAGGCCTTCGGTCGACCGGGCGCCGCGGCCTGGCGGGAGTGGGCCGAGGGGCTGCGCGCCCGGTTCCGGGAGCGGTTCTGGGTCGATGACCTGTCCGGTGGCCGCCCGGCAGCTGCCTTGTCGGCCGGCGGGCGACCGCTTCCCGCGGTGGCCGCTTCCTTCGTCCACCTCCTCGACCTGGGACTCGCGGCGGACGGCGGCGCGCTGCCCGGCTTGCTCGACCGGGAGCAGACCAGGCTGCTGGCCCACCGGTTGGTTGCCCCCGAGCTGGACTGCGGCTGGGGTCTGCGCACGCTGAGTGCCAAGTCGGCCCGCTTCAACCCGCTGGGCCATCGCAGCGGCGCGGTCCGGGTGCAGGAGACGGCCATGGCTGCTGCCGGCCTGGCCGAGGCCGGGTTCGAACGCGAGGCAGGTGTCATGCTCGAGGGGCTGCTCGCGGCCTCCACCCACTTCGCCGGGCGTCTGCCCGAGATGTACGCGGGGGAGCAGCGCCTGCCGGACTGCCCGCCCGCGCCCCACCCGGCGGCCTGCCGTCCGGCGGCCGGGTCCGCGGCAGGCGCCGTGCACGCGATCCTGGCCCTGGCCGGTGTCCGCCCGGATGCTCCGGCCAAGCGCGTGGTGGTTCGCCCGGCAAGTACCGCCCCGCTCGGCGAGCTCGAACTCTCCGGGCTGCGGGTGGCCGGGGAGCCGTTCGCGGTCCGGGTCAGCCGAATCGGTGTGGCAGTGGTGGAGGAGGCCTCTGCTGATCTGCAGTTGGGGGCGAGCTGA